In the Caenorhabditis elegans chromosome X genome, one interval contains:
- the Y62H9A.4 gene encoding DUF4362 domain-containing protein (Confirmed by transcript evidence), whose product MYALFLSVIACAVVVSANQYNDYGTISHYPGHHSNNRYSTSDSSDSSENELKSRSNSDERYPEYPGVYAPQPPATNYGTNGNEYRPPNNVYEQNEYEQCKEIKHFSVHKHRTARADIKTVERKGKTYNIIACPNSGKPYALVAKKEGTDASFKFETEFVIQDTILLASGYNFDYVAKCDDKNFVGKSFNDREVAIRKVTCVELPGPRPLTGF is encoded by the exons ATGTATGCTCTCTTTTTATCTGTGATCGCATGTGCGGTCGTCGTATCTGCGAACCAATACAATGATTATGGTACAATTTCTCACTATCCTGGACATCATTCAAACAATCGATACTCTACTTCTGACTCATCGGATTCTTCTGAGAATGAATTAAAATCAAGATCGAACTCAGATGAGCGTTACCCAGAATATCCAGGTGTATATGCGCCACAACCACCTGCAACGAACTACGGTACCAATGGAAACGAGTATAGACCACCAAACAATGTATATGAACAAAATGAGTATGAACAATGCAAGGAAATCAAACACTTTTCTGTTCATAAGCACAGAACCGCTCGTGCTGACATCAA AACAGTAGAGCGTAAGGGGAAGACCTACAACATTATCGCCTGTCCAAACAGTGGAAAACCATATGCCCTTGTAGCAAAAAAGGAAGGAACAGACGCATCTTTCAAGTTTGAGACAGAATTCGTCATTCAAGACACTATTCTCCTTGCATCGGGATATAATTTCGACTACGTTGCGAAATGCGACGACAAAAA ttttgttggaaaatcatTCAACGACAGAGAAGTAGCAATCCGAAAAGTCACATGCGTTGAACTTCCCGGACCAAGACCATTGACAGGATTTTAA
- the Y62H9A.3 gene encoding putative secreted effector protein (Confirmed by transcript evidence), translating to MKYFVSLVLLAAVASAEYQINEKSYSGEVEVEDYPRPTKKPTYSVPDLGPLPPASYPVPNFPNSWPLPPASRLVPIPQEYPAPFPPGPYPDSENGGSYPPRNYEVKKLKDLRGEKIVEARVRYYTYDNTHYAVISCPRNPTPGAYTWILVDSKKEILPFNVPGTVALTGGINVDYLAKYGTKGKWEGKDLTNDKKHRFRRVGCLHGNTMSYIQH from the exons atgaaatattttgtttcgCTTGTATTACTTGCTGCTGTGGCTTCTGCAGAATACCAGATT AACGAGAAGTCCTACTCAGGTGAAGTTGAAGTTGAAGACTACCCAAGACCAACAAAGAAACCAACGTACTCGGTGCCGGATCTAGGACCACTTCCACCAGCATCATACCCAGTTCCAAATTTCCCTAATAGTTGGCCGCTTCCGCCAGCTTCACGACTAGTTCCAATTCCACAAGAATATCCAGCTCCGTTCCCCCCAGGACCATATCCTGACTCAGAAAATGGGGGATCGTATCCACCACGCAACTATG aagtcaaaaaattgaaagatcttcgtggtgaaaaaattgttgaagcCCGTGTTAG ATACTACACATATGATAACACCCATTACGCCGTCATTTCATGCCCCAGAAATCCAACTCCAGGAGCATACACATGGATTTTGGTGGACTCGAAGAAAGAAATTCTACCATTTAATGTTCCTGGAACAGTAGCGTTGACAGGAGGTATCAACGTTGACTACTTAGCCAAATATGGAACTAAAGGCAAATGGGAAGGAAAAGATTTGACCAATGATAAGAAACACAGGTTCCGTCGAGTTGGATGCCTTCACGGAAATACTATGTCGTACATTCAACATTAA